Proteins encoded within one genomic window of Setaria italica strain Yugu1 chromosome IV, Setaria_italica_v2.0, whole genome shotgun sequence:
- the LOC101777574 gene encoding transmembrane 9 superfamily member 8, translating to MATTRPVMALLLVAVAVLAGAGAARGFYLPGVAPADFRKKDPLAVKVNQLSSIKTQLPYSYYSLPFCRPGTIVDSAENLGEVLRGDRIENSLYVFEMMEPKLCQIVCKVAPNQDEAKDLKEKIDDEYRINMILDNLPLVVPIKRLDQDVPTVYQQGVHVGVKGQYSGSKEEKHFIHNHFTFLVKYHKDANTDLARIVAFEVKPYSVKHEYDGDWKETATPLKTCDPHSRRLVVDSNSPQEVEANKEIVFTYDVNFEESPIKWASRWDTYLLMADDQIHWFSIVNSLMIVLFLSGMVAMIMLRTLYRDISKYNQLEDQEDAQEETGWKLVHGDVFRPPVNADLLCVYVGTGVQFFGMLLVTLLFAILGLLSPSNRGGLMTAMLLLWVFMGLFAGYSSSRLYKMFKGSEWKNITIKTALMFPGIVFAIFFVLNALIWGEKSSGAVPFTTMFALVLLWFGISVPLVFVGSYLGFKKPAMEDPVRTNKIPRAIPEQPWYMNPVVSVLIGGILPFGAVFIELFFILTSIWLHQFYYIFGFLFLVFVILILTCAEITIVLCYFQLCGEDYQWWWRSYLTAGSSALYLFLYATFYFFTKLEITKTVSGVLYFGYMLIASYAFFVLTGTIGFYACFWFTRLIYSSVKID from the exons ATGGCGACGACCCGCCCGGTGATGGCGCTCCTCCTCGTTGCCgtagccgtgctcgccggcgccggcgccgcgcgcgggtTCTACCTCCCCGGCGTCGCCCCCGCCGACTTCCGCAAG AAGGACCCGCTCGCCGTGAAGGTGAACCAACTGAGCTCCATCAAGACGCAGCTGCCCTACTCCTACTACTCCCTCCCCTTCTGCAGGCCGGGGACCATCGTCGACAGCGCCGAGAACCTCGGCGAGGTCCTCCGCGGCGACCGCATCGAGAATTCGCTATACGTG TTCGAGATGATGGAGCCCAAGCTGTGCCAGATCGTGTGCAAGGTTGCTCCGAACCAAGACGAAGCCAAGGATCTGAAGGAGAAAATCGACGATGAGTACCGCATAAACAT GATTCTTGACAACCTTCCTTTGGTCGTCCCTATTAAGAGGTTGGATCAAGATGTGCCTACTGTCTATCAACAAGGTGTGCATGTCGGCGTCAAGGGACAGTACTCAGGG agcaaggaggagaagcatTTCATCCACAACCACTTCACATTTCTGGTGAAATATCACAAGGATGCAAACACGGATCTTGCTAGGATTGTGGCCTTTGAGGTCAAACCATACAG TGTTAAGCATGAATATGATGGCGATTGGAAGGAGACTGCTACACCCCTGAAAACATGTGATCCGCACTCGAGACGTCTAGTCGTAGACTCAAATTCACCTCAAGAAGTAGAAGCCAATAAAGAGATTGTTTTCACTTATGATGTTAACTTTGAG GAAAGTCCTATCAAGTGGGCATCACGCTGGGACACCTACCTTCTGATGGCAGACGATCAAATCCATTGGTTTTCTATTGTGAATTCTCTGATGATAGTCCTCTTCCTCTCTGGGATGGTTGCCATGATCATGCTCCGGACACTGTACCGCGACATCTCCAAGTACAACCAGTTAGAGGACCAGGAGGATGCTCAGGAGGAGACAGGGTGGAAGCTTGTCCATGGCGATGTGTTCAGGCCTCCTGTCAACGCAGACCTGCTGTGCGTATATGTTGGGACAGGCGTACAGTTTTTTGGGATGCTGCTTGTCACCTTGCTGTTCGCCATCCTTGGGCTACTCTCGCCATCGAACCGGGGAGGGCTTATGACAGCAATGCTCCTCCTCTGGGTCTTCATGGGCCTATTTGCAGGGTACTCCTCCTCGCGCCTTTACAAGATGTTCAAGGGCTCAGAATGGAAGAACATCACAATCAAGACGGCCTTGATGTTCCCCGGCATTGTGTTTGCAATATTCTTCGTCCTGAATGCTCTCATCTGGGGTGAGAAGTCCTCTGGTGCTGTGCCATTCACCACCATGTTTGCACTAGTCCTCCTCTGGTTCGGGATCTCTGTGCCGCTGGTCTTCGTCGGCAGCTACCTTGGGTTCAAGAAGCCTGCCATGGAGGACCCCGTGAGGACAAACAAGATACCACGAGCAATACCAGAGCAGCCATGGTACATGAACCCAGTTGTCTCAGTATTGATCGGAGGCATCCTGCCCTTTGGCGCTGTGTTCATCGAGCTCTTCTTCATCCTGACATCGATCTGGCTGCACCAGTTCTACTACATCTTCGGTTTCCTGTTCCTGGTCTTCGTTATCCTGATTCTGACCTGCGCGGAGATCACCATTGTGCTCTGCTACTTCCAGCTCTGCGGTGAGGACTACCAGTGGTGGTGGAGGTCCTACCTGACGGCTGGCTCATCAGCGCTGTACCTCTTCCTGTACGCCACGTTCTACTTCTTCACCAAGCTGGAGATCACGAAGACGGTCTCGGGCGTGCTCTACTTCGGCTACATGCTCATTGCCTCGTACGCCTTCTTCGTGCTCACCGGCACCATCGGCTTCTACGCCTGCTTCTGGTTCACCAGGCTCATCTACTCTTCAGTCAAGATCGACTAG